The Neodiprion pinetum isolate iyNeoPine1 chromosome 5, iyNeoPine1.2, whole genome shotgun sequence genome segment GTTGTAAATTCCTCATAAGTAAGGTTCGAGTCCCCGATAATCCGTTTGAAGTGGTGCTTTACCGATTTGACTGTAGCTTCCCATTTTCCGCCGAAATGAGGAGCCGCCGCTGGGTTGAAGATCCATTTTGTACTGTGGGATGCGAGGGAAGCCGATAGATGGTTGCTCTCTGCTGAGGCTTGCTCGAAGAGTCTCCAAAGTTGTTTATCCGCTCCTACGAATGTTGTACCTCTGTCGCTTTGAAGTGTCGCACAGATTCCGCGTCGATCCGTGAACCGTTTATAAGCAGCGACGAAAGCCTCCGACGTATAATCCGTAACGAGTTCCAGATGTGCCGCCGAAGTAGAAAAGCACACAAAAACCGCGATGTACCCTTTGTGTGATTTCGCCGCTCTTCCTCGCCACGTTTTGATTGTGAACGGCCCGGCGTAGTCTACACCCGAATGGAAAAAAGGACGAGACGGTGTAATCCTTGAGGCCGGAAGCTGTGCCATCAATTGGCGCGCTCGTAATTCGTGTTGCCGTGCACACACTACGCATTTGTATATGCGAGCGCGTACCGACGGGCGTCCGCCGATTATCCAATATCTCTCACGTGTACACGCGAGAGTAAGTTGGGTTCCGCCGTGAAGAGCCCGCTTGTGCGCGTCCTCGACGACAAGGTCTGTGAACCTTGATGTCCGGGGAAGTATTGCcggttgtttttctttgtccGAGAGGTTCGAGAATTTTAATCTCCCACCAATCCGCAGAATTCCTTGTTGATCCACGAAAGGCGTTAGTCGAGAAATTGGATCCGATGTTGGTACGTTGAGGCCGTCCTGAAGCGTCTTAATAACTCCCCCGTAGAATTGGTTTTGTATGGCCTTGATCCAGAATATTCGAGCTTCCTCGAGTTCTTGTGTATCGAGAACTGAGGTTTCGTAAATTTTCTCCCGACGTAGCTGCCTGATAGCGCGTTTCACCGTTGCTGTTACTTGGAGCAACTTTGAGAGTCTCGAGTACCGCTCGAGAAGATCCCAAACCGATGCCTTGATAGTGTGCGCTGAGAGGGCGGAGTGACGTGGAGGGTTTGTTTGAGTCTCCGGCGCCTCCTCCGCAGTGACGTCACCCGAGAATGTTGACCAAAACGATGGTTGCTCGACCAACCATGACGGGCCCGTCCACCAAAGGGGGTGATTCTCCAGGTCCGAGGGCGAGATACCCCTTGAGGCGCAATCCGCCGAATTTTCTTTCCCACCTACGTGACGCCACTGTCCTTGAGGGAtgatttcttgaatttttgctaCCCGATTCCGCACAAACTCCTTCCACCTCGAGGGATGGCTGAAGACCCATGCGAGAGTAACCGATGAGTCCGTCCAGCAGTAGAGTTGTATCGTCTCTACTCCCAACATTCGTTGGGCGTAGGCCATCAATTTAGAGAGCATCAGTGCAGCCGTGAGCTCTAGCCGCGCGATGACGGGTTTCTTGATCGGCTTGACCTTCGTCTTGGCGCAGACCAGTGAAACCGTCGTGGGTTGTCCTTGATGTTCCGTCCTGATGTATACTACGGCACTCATCGCGGCTACCGATGCGTCCGAGAACCCGTGCAAATGGAAAACCGTGTCCAAGGAAGTGATCTGTAAGCAGCGAGggataataatattgtttaacTGTGCGAGTTCCGTGCGGAACTCGAGCCACCTTGTGACAACGTCCGATGGAAGTGGATCATCCCAGCCGACCTTGAGGAGCCACAGTTCCTGTATAAGGATCTTCGCTCGAATAATTACCGGAGAAATGCACCCGAGGGGATCGTAAACTTGAGATATCTCCGATAACACCGACCGTTTTGTAAAGGTAGGTGAGGCAAATACCTTAGCCTTGAAGCGAAGACTATCTGAGGCAGGATGCCAGCACATGCCGAGCACGCTTACAGCCTTATCGTCAAATTGAATCGTGGCGTCGGGGCTAGGCTGAAGACCCAACTCGTTGAGAATTTTCGGACAATTTGAGTTCCATTTTTGCAATGGAAAGCCCTCCGCGTTGCATATTCCGATAAGGTCGAGGATTACCGCCTTGATGTCGTCCCTTGTGTCTGAACCGCCGAAGATATCGTCGACATAACGACCCTGAGTTAGGGATGGTACCGCCAGGGGGAACCGATGTCCTTCGTCCTCCGTCAGTTGGTGAAGAACCCGGAGGGAAAGCCATGGAGCGCACGTCATCCCGTACGTAACCGTAGTCAACCGAAATGTTACGAAGTTTTCGTCCTCGTCAAACCACAATATACGCTGGTAATCCCAGTCGTCCTGATGTACCTTGATCTGACGGAACATCTTTACGATATCCGTCCCGAAGATCCAGCGCGATCGCCGTAACCAAATCAAGACATCCGAAGCGTCAACCTGCAGTTTGCCGCCCGCATGAAGTATCTCGTTAATAGATACGCCTGAAGAGGTTCGGCACGATCCGTTGAATACAACTCGGAGTTTAGTCGTGACGCGATCTTCCTTGAGGACGCCAAGATGGGGGAGATATATCGCCGCCGATGTTTCCGAGTGGTCAGAGACCGTTTCCATGTGGCCCAAAGATTCATGTTCCTTGATGAACTCCGTGTACAGCTGCCGATATGACGCGTCCGTCGACAACCGCTTTGCTACTCGTCGAAGGCAACGTAGAGCCGTCGGCTTACTCTCTCCGAGCAACGAGGTTGATTCCTTGAATGGTAACCGAACGATATAACGACCGGTGGACTCCCTTGAGTGAGTGTCCTTGAAATGTTGCTCGCATATCAAATCGTCCGGATTTGTTTCCGCTCCTGCTGTCGATGGGATTTCTTCCTGAATCCAATACCGTTGTAATATCTGGCTGAGGTCTTCATCCTCCGAGCCGCCGCTTCGCACAGCTGAATGTGATGCTCGTACGTGACGAACTGTTGCGTCCACCGGGCCGGAGATAACCCAACCGAGTTTTGTTTGCTGTGCGATAAGACCGTGTGAATCCGACTTGACGATTTGAGGCTCGATGATTTTGCCGTAAGCGTCCGCTCCGATTAATGCGTCGATTGGTCCTTGATAAAGAAATTTTGAGTCCGAAAGGGGTAAATTGTTGAAAAGATCGCGTTTGATGGTTTCCGATGAAAATGATGGTAGGATGGTGGTGAGTCACTTGAGAATGTAGGCGTAAATTGTAACCGAGTCGTCAGTTAACAACGACTGGATTCTCAGAGAAACTACTCCCCTTGTTGGACCCGTGTTGAATCCTCCGATGCCGATGATTGAAACAGCCGTTGCTTTCCGTTGTAAGCGAAGATCATTCACCACCCGCTCTGAGATGAACGAGAGTTCAGAACAGGGATCGATCAGTAGTCTGACCGCCTGTGAAAGTCCTTGATCGTCGTTGAAAGCCGTTGCACGAGCAGTCGCCAGTAAAACTGCTTGTGGGGAATCTTCCGAGTTGAGGGAGGATTGCGCAGCGTCCTTGTTGCTGAACGCTCGCTGCCCGTAGTTCGATGTCCTTAATAGttgaggagggggaggggttTCCGAGACCTTGAGACTTCCCTCCTTCACATCTGTTTTGGAAGAATATCCTTGTAAGTTCTTCCTGTACCCGAATAGAGTTAATCCGCCGACCGAGAGGAGAACGTCTATCCCCTGGTGGTTAGTCCTGCTTACCGGATGTCGCGGGTTGGTCCGATGTTGCCGCCGCCATCGTTGTGGCCGGAGCCGCCTTCGTCCGATCCCCTGGAGACCCTTGATGAATGAGGCAATGATTTTTTCCCTCACATTTCTGGCACCGTTTTACCGAACGACACGAGTTTGCTCCGTGGAGGCCGAGGCAGTTATAGCAGAGCCTACTTTTCTCCACCAAACTTCGTCTGTCAGCAGGGGTCATCGAGAGAAAACGAGCGCAAGTCGTGATATAGTGCTTGCCGTTACAGCATAAGCACGTATATTTATTCGATGACGGTTGCGCCTTGTCGTTGTCACCTTGGACCGTTCCCGAGGCCGTGTGCGTATAACTCGTTCGTTTCGTTGCGTTCGCGGGAGTCTTCGATGAAGCCGTCTCCCGTTCGAAGTTCTCAAGGGCCCGGGCCCGAGCCGCGATAAACTCGAGAAATTCCGTAAGTGAAGGAACCTCGAGCCTTGATCCGAGTCGTACTTCCCACGCTTCTCTTGTATTAGAGTCGAGAATTCGCGTGAGTACATGGACAACGATACAATCCCAGTGCACAACTGGGAGTCCTAGCGCCTTGAGCGCATCGAGCACTTCCTTGGTCGTCGATACGAGCGCAAGAAGTCCTTGAGCCGATTTTCAAGGCAAAGATGTGAGCCCGAGGAGTCTATTTAGATGAGAACTCGCCAGAAGTCTGCGATTCTCATACCGCTCGATCAATGTCCGCCAGGCTGGAGCGTAATTGTCCTCAGCCACCGATACGTTGGACAGAAGACTCGCAGCCTCATCCTTGAGCGCGGTCTTGAGACGGACAAGCTTCTCTACCTTGCTGATGTCCTCGCGGTTGCCAACCAAACTGAGGAAAAGATCAGAAAATGATTTCCATTCCGAATACTTATCGGAGAAAGTTGGAAGAGGAATTCGAGGAAGGGAGCCTTGAGACGTGAGGTTATCAGGTGCCGAGTTCCGGTTTACCCTGACCTTCAATTCCGAAAGGAGTTTCTTCGTATTTGAGTAGGTGTCCGACGCCGAGTCGTAGGTGTCGTACACGACGTAAGGCGACCAGAGAAATTCCGGCATACAGTTCTCCGCTATCTTTTCGTGGGTAATACGAAAGGATTTCCACTGATCTTCGATAAGGCTGATGTTGAGAAAGTGAGTTTATCAAACTCGTATCTCCCACGCCTGCGTGCGCTGTAAGGGAGGTGCAGTGTGTGTGGTTGACGAGAGGAGCGCTGGTGTGCACGGATGTTCGTAGAGCGTTTTAGTCTTCCGGCGAAGGAGAGCGAGTAACCACTTCGTTTGCTTATGTATCAATAAAGTTTATTATCGAGTTTCATCCAAACATTATCGTCAACTAATTAATACGGAAATCTTTTCCTTCTCATCCGAAATATCCCaacaggttatgggcccaggACGTTTCGAGAGGAATTGTGTATTAATCAGTTATTTTTCGTCGAGTTGCTAGGCGAAAATGTTGGACGATTTTTCGGTGAGACGCGTCGAGAAGCTCGATGGCTCGAATTTCCtaacgtgaaaatttgagatGAAGGCAGTGTTTCGAGCGGCGAAAGTGCATAGTGTCGTGGACGGTTCGGACGTGCCGGCGGCGGAGGCCACAGCGGCGGTAAAGAGCGCGTGGGAAGAAAAAGATGCGAAAGCGCAAGTGTTGATCTCGACGTCGATCGAGAGGTCGCAGTtgatttctctcataacttgCGGAACCGCGAAAGAAATGTGAGACGCGTTGTCTGGACAGTACAAACAAACGTCGTCGTCGAGCAAGTTGCATTTGCTAAACAAGTTTCACGCGTATCAAATGGAATCGGGTGACACGGTGGTGCAACATGttgcgaaaattaaaaatatggcgTTGCAACTAAGGAATGTCGGTGCAGTAGTGCCCGACGACACCGTGATGGCAGAAATTCTTTCGGGTTTGCCACCGAGTTACAACGGGTTTCAGACGGCGTGGGACAATATCGACAGTGCGAAACAGACGATTCAAAGCTTAACAGAGCGACTCGTGCGCGAGGAATCAAGGCACGTGACGAGTGGTGACGCAGTCGAGGTATTGGCCGCGATCTAGAGCGGCggtacgaagaaaaaaacgcaGAGCTCGAAACCAAAGAAGGACCTGAAAAACATAAAGTGTTTTAAGTGTCACGAAAAAGGCCATTTGCAACGTGACTGCCCTCGGAAGACCAGTGGTGCGGGAAAAGCCAAAGATGGAGATGAAACAAAGAAGTTTGTGCTCGTGGCAAACGTGAAAAATGGTGGATTTACGACGTCGTATGGACGCGTCGGTATCTCGGACGAACAAGTGCGACGCTTACTCGAGTTCGATAAGGCAGAAACCTGGATTGGCGACAGCGGGGCTTCTCGTCATCTTACTTATCGGCGTGAGTGGTTCGTAAATCTCCGCACGGGTGTTGGTTAGAGATGTACACCGGTCACGTGACAAGTAATTTTACGCACTTTCGACCGTCACAAAACGGTTTTGTGACCGATAGAGTTGTGACGAGACAGTCACAAATGACTGCCATCTAGCggaatatatttcaattacaaGCAATAACGTATTTTAGCGGGAAATCATCGGACCTGGAGTGTATTTGtccttttctatttcagtAATATGCACGTGGTCATATCGTCAATCTGTttcgattattaattatttaatcatttttttttgtattcactTGAATGTGTAAGTATGTTTATGATTTAAAATATACTATTTATTCTAAATTTCAAGCATAGTTACTAATCTGTTTCTGTCAATAAATCAAATgatgacgtttttttttcctaaaagtTAGGTtactttaaataatttatataaatttatttatttaaaatttcagaattatgACGAGGgctcatttaaaaaaaatcattattcgaaactttgctggaattaattttcaaccaaacCAAAAGATGAAACAATACAAGTGTAAtcattgtaataaaaagtaCGCAATCAACGTCACAAGAATGGCTAAACATCTACGCAAAGAATGTAGGACCTGTCCAAAAAAGGTGATTGACCAATTAAACTCCATGTATGCTACTAACACAAGAGAGGAAATAAATCAATCATCTGACCATGGATCAACAGACAACTCTTTCGTGGTCGAAGAAGTTGATGTTAATAGTAGCAGTATTCCTTCAACTCCTGATGATTCGACGGAGAATCCAAATCGTTCTGATCAGATCTCAAGTACGCCTAAATCACCCAAGTTTTCGTCCAATTCTATGAGTAAATTTTATGATTCTATGactgaaaaagaagaaaagaatctCAATAATTTATTGGCACTAGCTATTTACTCATCAGGTACGCCATTCAGTATAACTGAAAACACttattggcaaaaattttttaatgctaTTCGTCCATCTTTTAAATTGCCACCAAGACGTaaaatttccaatattttACTTGATTCTACTTATGAAAAAGTTAAAGGtcaagttgatgaaaaaataatatctgcTCGAACTGTCGGTATGCAATGTGATTCATGGTCAAACATACGAAATGAGTgcattatgaattttattgttacaaCACCAACACCCGTATTCTTTAAAACTTTGACTTTTAATTGTTCGAGAAAGATGATGGAAGTAATTGAAGCAATTGGTCCACA includes the following:
- the LOC124218504 gene encoding uncharacterized protein, producing the protein MAAATSDQPATSDVKEGSLKVSETPPPPQLLRTSNYGQRAFSNKDAAQSSLNSEDSPQAVLLATARATAFNDDQGLSQAVRLLIDPCSELSFISERVVNDLRLQRKATAVSIIGIGGFNTGPIDALIGADAYGKIIEPQIVKSDSHGLIAQQTKLGWVISGPVDATVRHVRASHSAVRSGGSEDEDLSQILQRYWIQEEIPSTAGAETNPDDLICEQHFKDTHSRESTGRYIVRLPFKESTSLLGESKPTALRCLRRVAKRLSTDASYRQLYTEFIKEHESLGHMETVSDHSETSAAIYLPHLGVLKEDRVTTKLRVVFNGSCRTSSGVSINEILHAGGKLQVDASDVLIWLRRSRWIFGTDIVKMFRQIKVHQDDWDYQRILWFDEDENFVTFRLTTVTYGMTCAPWLSLRVLHQLTEDEGHRFPLAVPSLTQGRYVDDIFGGSDTRDDIKAVILDLIGICNAEGFPLQKWNSNCPKILNELGLQPSPDATIQFDDKAVSVLGMCWHPASDSLRFKAKVFASPTFTKRSVLSEISQVYDPLGCISPVIIRAKILIQELWLLKVGWDDPLPSDVVTRWLEFRTELAQLNNIIIPRCLQITSLDTVFHLHGFSDASVAAMSAVVYIRTEHQGQPTTVSLVCAKTKVKPIKKPVIARLELTAALMLSKLMAYAQRMLGVETIQLYCWTDSSVTLAWVFSHPSRWKEFVRNRVAKIQEIIPQGQWRHVGGKENSADCASRGISPSDLENHPLWWTGPSWLVEQPSFWSTFSGDVTAEEAPETQTNPPRHSALSAHTIKASVWDLLERYSRLSKLLQVTATVKRAIRQLRREKIYETSVLDTQELEEARIFWIKAIQNQFYGGVIKTLQDGLNVPTSDPISRLTPFVDQQGILRIGGRLKFSNLSDKEKQPAILPRTSRFTDLVVEDAHKRALHGGTQLTLACTRERYWIIGGRPSVRARIYKCVVCARQHELRARQLMAQLPASRITPSRPFFHSGVDYAGPFTIKTWRGRAAKSHKGYIAVFVCFSTSAAHLELVTDYTSEAFVAAYKRFTDRRGICATLQSDRGTTFVGADKQLWRLFEQASAESNHLSASLASHSTKWIFNPAAAPHFGGKWEATVKSVKHHFKRIIGDSNLTYEEFTTLLVQIEAILNSLPLCPISDGSEDLAALTPGHFLIGESLITVPQPDSISEWRHPSTEIKTGSVVLITDERFPPSQWPLARVTRVFPGSDGLVRVVELCTTTTTLTRPVTKLSILPIDSSDTLSQS
- the LOC124218505 gene encoding uncharacterized protein, which gives rise to MPEFLWSPYVVYDTYDSASDTYSNTKKLLSELKVRVNRNSAPDNLTSQGSLPRIPLPTFSDKYSEWKSFSDLFLSLVGNREDISKVEKLVRLKTALKDEAASLLSNVSVAEDNYAPAWRTLIERYENRRLLASSHLNRLLGLTSLP